The segment CCGGGTCGCACGAGGGATCCGAACTTGAACTCGGCACCGGAGGTGTCCTGGGTCACCAGTCCCACGTATGCCTTCATGACCGCCACCTGCCCCTGCTTCACCAGCAGCATCGGCACCTGCTCGACGGTCACAAGGAATGGGTTCAGGGCGTATGCCCCGTAAAGGAGGGGATCGTGCTGCAAGCCGATCTTGCCCCCGTGATCGAGAAACGCCTGGAAATCCTGGTAGTTGTTGTGCAGGTGGTTCTTGCTCGCGAGGAGGGCCTCGATGATGTCAGAGTCGGTCCCTCCTTTCTTCTCCATCTCCTCAACATCCGAGAAGGCCCCGAGGCGGCTGGCGATGTCGCCCGACTGGAGCGGCTCGCCCTCGTATGTCGTGACGATGCCCACGGTGTCGTAGGTCATGCCGTCGTCGTGCCTCTGCGGCTCGATGCGAACGAGATCGAGTTGGTCGCGCGAAAGGCCCAGCGCATCGGGCGTGATGGGGCCGCCGCGTCCAGCCTTGGCCCGCAGCTCGGGCGAGATGGGCTGGCCATACACCTCGCTCTTCGTGATGACCATGAAGCCGACTGGATGAATCGGAACCAACGTCCCCGGCGGCAGGACGGGTCGCTGCACGCCCTTCTGCCCGCCGCTACTGACGAAACTACGCAAGTCGGAGAAAGTGCCAAAGTCCTTCCTGTAAACCGCGGACTTTGCTCCGATGGGAAGCGGCCTGCCCACCTGAGCGATCACGACGCCGATCTCGCCCGCCGGCACCTGCACCCAGGGAAACCTGCTCACCGAGTAGACCAAGAATGGCTTGAAGCGAAGGCCCGGCATCAGCAGATCGGCTTGGTACCCGGCCTCTTTGTCGAATGCGATAGGGTTGTCTTGGCTCAGGCCGCGCCACCCGAAGCGCTTGGTGACGAGTCCGACCTCCGTCGGTCCGATGCGCCGGATCGACAAGATGAGGTAGAAGAACACGAGAGTAGTGGCGGCAGTTATCCAGGCCAGCGGACTGTTGAGGGCCAACATCGCGTAGCCTCCGTTCGGATCTAAGGGATTCGGCAATAAATTCTGGGCATGGCCCAGCCTAGGTGTCAATCAAAAGGGGGTGTCAGTGTTAGTGACGATCGGGGGAGGTCAAAAGTTCCTGACCCTTGACAACGCTGTCGCCCGGAGTCGGGAACTTCCCCCGAAACAAGTAGACACTTCTGACCCTACTTTTCTCTTCGCGGAGGAGTCAAAATACCCGTTGTTCGCAGGCGCGCTCCACCCTCGCACACTCCCATCGCGCTTCATGACGAAGGAGATTCCAGGAGTGTCTGTCCGGAGGCGCACAGGCTGGCAGCGGGACTGCGCCCGCCTCGGCGTCCTCGATTCAGAGCGTGCGCGTAGGCCCTCGTGGTCCGCACGATCTGCTACCCGAGCAGCTCTTGGACCTTGGCCAGATGTCAGAAGTCTGCGGGTCGCGGCCGCCGTGTCGATCGTTCCGTCCGAGGTCATTTGAATAGCGACGCTCCATAGCGAAGCACTGGTTGCATTTCGTCTGGAAGCACATCAGGTTCGTAAATTTCCAGATAGTTGACGTGCTTACCGGCAATGTTCGGGTTCATGCCCTTGTTGATCGATCTCTTCAAAGCGAGCGCGGGATCTCCCTCCGCCCCCATATTTCCGCTGTTGCGGATGCAAGAGGTGCGCAGTTGAAAACCGGTGACAATACGTCCGCTATAACCAATCACAAGAGCCGTGCCCTGAGGGCCCCGGTCCGGGCCTGGATTTCCATCGAGGTTGCTGTACTGAAGGACAAATCGGCGCTCCAAGCGACTCAATCCCAGGTCGATAATTGCGAGCTTGGTGCGCATATGCTCACGTCCATCGAGCTTGCCTTCGTCATTGATGTTAAGACCAAACCCCAGTGACAGAGAAACGTACTGATCCGGAAAGTCAGCCGCATAAACTTGCAGGACGTTCTGCCATGTCTCGATATATCTACGCGGGGTATAGGAGAGCTTGCGCCACTTCTCAACATCCTCTGGCGAGCTGGGCAACGTGAACTCCGCAGACACCGATGTCGGTCCGTCAGCTGCGACGATTCGAAAGGCAGGGGACTTGCCGTACCTCTCGCTGAGTTGTTTCAGGAACGCGAACCAATGTGTCAGGTACGCACCATCCCATGGCATTGGAAGCCGCTCAACTGTGCCTTTGCCAGGCCCATACTGTAGGGGAAACAATTCGGTCTTCGCGCCGTCCAGAGCCCATTCAGGAGCAAAAAAACCGGGGAAGATGAGGAGTTGTACCCACTTCTTTGATGATTCGGCAGTAGCGAATAGCTGATCCAGCTTCGACCAATCCGGTCTTCCCGGGACGGGTTCGATGTCACGCCAACGGATCTGAAGCGCGACGCCACTGATGAAGGGACTATTCAATGCTCGTAGGTCCAAGCGATCCTGTTGAGGCTTGTTCTCTATGACTACAACGAGTCCGCTTGGTGAAGAGTCATCCGTGGATGCCCGGTTGTGCCCGGGTTCTGCCACTGTAGCAGCCGGAACTAGCAGGATGGCGCTGACCAAAATGAGAGGAATGTGAAGAGCGAGTCGTGGACATCGTGGGGCACGGTGTCTCAACTTTTGTGGCTCCTCGGAATTATTGTCGAACATTGCCGGCACCCCTCCTGGCGCGCCGAGGAGGCGGGGAGGTCAACCCATTCGGTGGTTCGGTGGTGACGCTGCGTCACCACCGGTGGTTCCGTCGGCGCCACGTCGGTGATCATCGTTTGCCGATCTTGCCAGGCAGCCGCCAGCACCCGCACCGCCCAGACAGTCTCGGCCTGAAGTCTCTGCTATGCAAGCGGTTGCAGGACGGTTTGTCCCCCTGCGGCCGTGAATGGTCGACTCCCCGTCCACTCATCACGCCATATGCGAATGTCACCGACGATTGCAACACCGGGTTGGGCAGCTCGCCTTGGGGCAGGTCTGCGCGGAGGTTAGGGGTGACGGCTCGTACGGGTACGCACTCGATGGAATAATCGCCTCGTGGGTCGCCAAGAGTCCTCCGGCGTCCTGGTCGTAGGGGCAGGCGGGTATTTCGGTTCGCTTCTCGTCCAGGATCTGCTGCGCCACACCGACGCCAACCTCTTGGTCGCTGGGCGTCGCCGGAACGTGATGGATGGCCTGCTGCGTAGCGTCGGCCCCGGGCTCTCTCACCGCATGACTCCCTGCGTGTGCGACCTCACGCAGCCAGCCACCGTCGCCGCCCTGGTGCCCCTGGCCCGCGCCGCTGTGTGCGCAGCCGGCCCTTATCAAGGGCTCCCCCTGACGCTGCTCGAGGCCTGCGTCGAACACGGTGTGCCCTACATTGACCTGACAGACGACCGGGGATTCTTTGTGAAAGCAAGGGAGTGGGTAGGCCGGCAGGACAAAGCGGGCCTTCCCGCCGTGTGCGTCGGCTGGTCCGCAGTACCTGCCCTGTCGGGACTCCTGGCGCGGATTGCGGTCGAGGACATGGATCGGGTGGACGCCCTCTTCGTCCAGATCGCTCCCGGGAACCGCTTCCCGCGGAACCGGGGAACGGTCGCCTCGTTGCTGGCCTCCCTTGGCAAGTCCTGTCGGCTCTGTAGGGAAGGCGAGTGGCGGGAGGTCCCCGGCTGGTCCGAGCCGCGAACGTTCGATTTCCCTCTGCCCGTCGGGGGGCAGCGCGGGTATCTGGTCGACGTGCCGGACCACGAGATCTTCCCGGAGCTCTTTGGCGCGCGCCGGGTGGAGTTCCGGGTTGGGGCGGAGCTGGCCCTCTTCAACCATGGCGCATCCGTCTTGGCGTGGCTCTCGAGGAGGCTCAGGATCCAGTGGGGCCCCTGGGCCGGCTGGCTGGCTCCCGCGATGGGGGTTCTCGGCTTCCTGGGGCACGACTGGGGCGCTGTCGGCGTCGAGGCGTCGGGCTTCAAGGCTGGCCTACCGGTCCGCCGTCAGGCGTGCGTTCTCGCCGAGAGCTCGGGGCAGAGAATCCCCGTCATGCCGGCGGCCGTCATGGCAGCGCGTATGCTCTCGGGAAGAGCCGTGGAGAGGGGAATTGTCCCCGTGGATAGCTGGCTGAGCCGTGCAGAGCTTGAATTCGAATGCGACAGGCGCGGGCTCAACCTGACGGTGCGGGACCTGCCATGAAAGACGCCTCGTGGCCGCGCTTGAGCCGCGCGGCGTGGCTCGCGTTCGCGGCTCATCTCACGGCTGGCCTGGTGATGGCTCTGATCCTTCGCAATGGTCTGGAGACAAACGCTGACCTGGCGGACCGGCTTCGCTTTGTCGACCAGAGGAGGCTCTTGTGGACCGCTGGCTGGATCACCTGGACGGTGGCCGCCATAACCATACTCAACTTCTACGCCCGCTTTGCCGTGGCTCACGGGTCCCTGGGAGCGTCTCCGGCGCTCTTGAGGAGCGCGGTTCTCCTGACCGTCGCCGCGGTCGGCGCCGACTGGACCGCCCAGGCCGTCGAGATATTCGTGTTGCCTGGCTTGGCCGGTGCCGGGAACGCCCCGAGTTTCCTCGCCTGGCACCGGGCCGCGGTCTTGTTGACCGGTTTCCTGGCCAACGGCCTGTACACGATCTCGGCGCTGCTACTCGTGTGGGCCTCGCGCCGAGCTTATCCGCGATGGATCCAGATGGCGGGTTTCGGGGTGGTCGCCGGCGGCTCCATTCTCTCCGCGATGGCCTGGGCCAATTCTGCAGCCGGCATGCTCTTCGCGAATGTGTTGCTGGTGCCCTGTCTACTCGTTTGGCTGGCCGGGGTGGCGGCCTCCGCGACCCTCCATGCCCGAAGTCAGCTGCCGCGCTGAGAAAGGGGTGACGATTGGAACCTCGACGCGCATTGCGGGGTTCAAGGAACGGGGCCGTCACACCTAATAGAACGACCGGGGTCGGTATCGCGCCGGCCAAGACGCTCCATCGAGATCTTGAAGCCCTGAGGTTCATAATAGAAACGCTCTGGAGCAACGGGCCGTTGGAGGGGCACATCGGACAAGCGCTCCAATGTGGTCTAAGTCCCGCCACCAGCGGGTTCTCTTAAACACTAAGAGTGGGCAAGAACCGGTCTTGCTGCTGTAGGTTTACAAAGTTGGATCGCTACGGCTACGATCGGATCGATTCGTCGCGGCGTGGAGCGGCGGTCTTCCAACCCCTGCCCTGTGTCGACTGCTGCTAGGGAGAACTGCCAATGTTCGAGATCAAGGATGTCGTCGTTTTCGTGGATGGGCGACGGGAGGGCTCGGGGATCATCGAGTTCGCGGCCCGGCTGGCCCAGGAGC is part of the Vicinamibacteria bacterium genome and harbors:
- a CDS encoding SPFH domain-containing protein, encoding MLALNSPLAWITAATTLVFFYLILSIRRIGPTEVGLVTKRFGWRGLSQDNPIAFDKEAGYQADLLMPGLRFKPFLVYSVSRFPWVQVPAGEIGVVIAQVGRPLPIGAKSAVYRKDFGTFSDLRSFVSSGGQKGVQRPVLPPGTLVPIHPVGFMVITKSEVYGQPISPELRAKAGRGGPITPDALGLSRDQLDLVRIEPQRHDDGMTYDTVGIVTTYEGEPLQSGDIASRLGAFSDVEEMEKKGGTDSDIIEALLASKNHLHNNYQDFQAFLDHGGKIGLQHDPLLYGAYALNPFLVTVEQVPMLLVKQGQVAVMKAYVGLVTQDTSGAEFKFGSLVRPGHRGVWQEPLRTGKYPINPRCYEAEIVPTSILNLNWADAVSEAHHLDAQLQQIVAKSSEGFVFKIDLQVQIHVPDTKAPRVISMVGTMRNLVNEVLQAAVGNHFRDKLQSMPAIRFIETRQQVQMEAFEHIREQLEQYQVETKGVYIQDVILPEDLVKVLTQREIANQEIETFKKQRSAQEERIAMEHSKGTAEMQAELAKSKVGVEIKTNNANARAKEGSGEAEYIRLTGTARGAEVEAVGLARA
- a CDS encoding saccharopine dehydrogenase NADP-binding domain-containing protein, with protein sequence MGRQESSGVLVVGAGGYFGSLLVQDLLRHTDANLLVAGRRRNVMDGLLRSVGPGLSHRMTPCVCDLTQPATVAALVPLARAAVCAAGPYQGLPLTLLEACVEHGVPYIDLTDDRGFFVKAREWVGRQDKAGLPAVCVGWSAVPALSGLLARIAVEDMDRVDALFVQIAPGNRFPRNRGTVASLLASLGKSCRLCREGEWREVPGWSEPRTFDFPLPVGGQRGYLVDVPDHEIFPELFGARRVEFRVGAELALFNHGASVLAWLSRRLRIQWGPWAGWLAPAMGVLGFLGHDWGAVGVEASGFKAGLPVRRQACVLAESSGQRIPVMPAAVMAARMLSGRAVERGIVPVDSWLSRAELEFECDRRGLNLTVRDLP